The Drosophila sechellia strain sech25 chromosome 2L, ASM438219v1, whole genome shotgun sequence region TCATCACCTTCAACGATCGTGTCGTGATAAACGCCACCACCTTCATAAATCACGACAAGGCCCAAACAAGAGCTCCAGGGGTAGCAAGTTCCCCATCATTGAATATCACCGCCAACAGAGATATTCTGAGTCTCCCCTACCTTCACCAGCTGAGTGAACGTAACTTGGAGTTCATCAAAGAGTTCGGGGGAGAAATTGATACTAACCATTCACATCGCATAATACTCATCGCAGCAGCGATTTGTTGTGCAATGATTTGTATCGGCATCACCTGTCTACGGTTCATCGGAGCGCGTAGATCTGCAATCCAACTAAACGGGATGATCGCTGAGTTAGGACCAACCGAGGACGGCCGGAATCTtgaagggggagtagttaacacaagccaacgTACTAGAACAGTTGGCCCAGTGTGCGaaatatgatataaaaacgtcaaaagtgctgacccggcattgggccggaaactTGTGCGCAGACGGCAATCACAGCATATTTGCGTGGCCGCTGCGATtcttttgttagctttaagaatcattttatatttcagttcgttttgaagcctcattgaataaagagcacaagctcACATGAGAACAACTCCGGCAATAGCcgttattcttttattaaaataaaactgactgAGTCCCTAGGCCAGCAGTTAAGAAGGGTAGTCCCCCTTCCATCATAATCTTCTTAATTTATACATTATTTTGGCAACACTTTTTTCGCTTTGTTGCACGCAAAACCGCAAATTATGTCTAAGCCGTATCGTAAAGTATCGCAGCACGCTCTTAACTAATAAATCCATCATTTCGCCGAAGGCCGAGAGCGTTTCCTCTACCTGTATTTAGTCTCGAAGGTATTTTGCTGCCGGGTCTCGGCTTAGGAATTCCCACTGAAAAACGTCTAAACACTCTAAATCGGGATTAAAAGTGTCGCTTCTGGGTTTTCGGCTTATCGCCCATATTTACACAGATTTTAATTTACTTGCCAGGGGCTTTGAAGGGTTCTTAAAACGCAGCTTGGTGATTAGGTAACATCTCCCAAGGGCCAGATATTCAAAAATCCCCTCGGGGCTTGAGTTAAACATCTTGATACATAGTTTTTGGTAAGTCCAACCGATTTGGTTGGGATTACCTAGGTATTTTAATATCGATTAGGTAAAGAGGAGAGAAAGATCGAGATCAACGAAATCTAAATTATAAGTGGAATAATATTTTCTTACTActcaaataacaataataatcagttatgtttatgtttataaatataaatcagCCTCGTTTTGCAATTAAAGACTATCAGTATTCAGTAATTATCTTGAAACCAAGCAACGTGATTAACGCGATTTCGTGCGAAtcgtaaataaataagttaggCAAGTGCTAACTGGAAAATTCAATCCAATTGCAGAGCGATTAAAAATGCAGCGGAGTTAACCAAACCATTAAACTATTACCAACTCTCTGAGTGCAACATGCCACAACACACATTCGCTTGTTTGATATGTGCAGAttaattacacacacacaccaaggAAGGAGGAAAAATTGCTTGGAAAAACTTTTCGACGCGACAACAAAACAACGATTTCCACTTAAACAGCAAAACAGGAGCCACGAAAAAAAAGAGGGAAAACCAACCGCAGAAGTTAATCGAAAAACGCTAAACAAAGGCCACAACAACAGCTGTGCGAGTGAGCGGGTCAGAGGGAGAGAGGTGAAGTGCCAGAGCGGGAGAGcgacaaacaaattaatttttatatgacATTAAAACGAGCGAAGCGAGGCGATGGAAATGGTTGAAGAGTGTGTTTAAGTGTTGAGTGGTTTGCTTTTCCGAGCAACAAATCTCGGTGCGAAGACAATGAGGCCTCTGCCGCGCCGCTgccgccaccaccgccgcgctgctgctgctgacagCCCCATCAAGAAAAAGTTCCCCCAGAGAGACACAGAGAGGGAGAGTGAGCGTGACATATGTGCCAAGATAAAATTAATGTGCCCCCccaaagcagcaacaacaacaactcagAGCCACTGAGCGGCGCTCTCAGCGCTCAACTGTTGCTCTCTGGACGAGTGTTGCCGTGGTGCAGCCATATGATTATGATTTTACATGTAGCCAAAtcggagagcgagagagcgaaAACCTGTCTTGGCTTCCATTGCAAGGCGCATGCGATTGTGATTGGACAAAAAGTACGCCATATTTGAAAATTACGCACAGTGCATCTCGCTCGCAGGCAGCAGGCGCTGCTCCTCTAACGCAGGCAGCAAGCCAAAGTGTGCAGCGCTGCTCGCCGGAGAGCGCTCTCTCGCAAGTGAGCGAACGCTTCGCTGCGAGGGCAGCTACGCTCGCGGCCGCAGTCGTTGAATTCAATTCGAATTTTGACTTCGCAGCGTTCAGACGTGTTCGGAAAAACCTGAAAACCATTCGAGTGACAAGAGAATATAGCcaacaaaaataagaaacctCAGTCAACTGTGGTCACCGATCGAGAGTGTTTCGTTACGAGTGAAAAAGTGAAATCAGAGCCAAAACACAAATCGCTTGGCCAGCAAATTGAAAAAGTGCTACACAGAGACCAGAGATAAATTCTCTGCTCAAAACTACAAGTGTTAAATCGCCGATTTTCTTTGGATTTACCAACGTTTGCCGACGCATTTCTGTGGATTAACCTCATCGTCGCCGAAGCAAAGCTACGCATTTGTAGCCTTGTCTCGCAACTCACGTGGATTACCCTCGAGAAATCACACTAAGCAACTGAAATGGTTGTCTTGGAAGGAGGCGGCGGCGTTGTTACCATCGGTAACAACCAGTACCTTCAACCGGATTATCTGGCCCCATTGCCAACGACGGTTAGTATTGACTAAGTtaaaaagctaaaaaaaattgGGATGGTCGTAAAACCATTGGTTTTGAATTTGGCGTACTTAGTAATTAAATTTGGAAAGTTCATAACGCCATGTATAatcaaacaaatcaaaaattttaaaatctaaaaattTATATCATCATTAATACATTCACGAACAAACTTTCTTTGGaagaaattgcattttctcaTAGTTATCACTTCtcacaaaattaaaatcaatacTATCTTAGAACTcgtaaaaactttaaaattaccaaaaaacttaatttcaACTCCACACTTTCATTTTATTCATAACAGATGGACGCCAAAAAGAGTCCCTTGGCTCTGCTCGCACAGACTTGCTCCCAAATTGGAGCGGATTCGTCGGCAGTGAAACCCCTGCTGGCAATGGACAAGAACAAGACAAAGCCCGGAGCCTGCTCCTCGTCGTCGAACTCGTCGAGTTCCTCGAGCAGTGCTGAGATCTCGGCAGCCAAGTCACCCTCCGGCCAGGCCAAATCGCCCAAGTCGAGCACTCCAATCAGCTCGACGGCAACCAGCGCAAGTCTGAGTAATACCAGCACCGGCGAAATCAAACTGGCCTTCAAGCCCTACGAGACCAATGTGCTGAGCCACCAGAACCAGAACTCCTTCAAGAGCAGCTCATCGCTGGAGGCGGAACCCACGCGTCCCAGCTCCAAGAACTCCTCGTCCGCTCAGGAGCGAGTGCCATCGCGCAGCAAATCAAATGCTACGCCCACAGATGGCGGCAAGGCGGAGATTTCCGCGCACGATTCCTCATCCAGCCGAAAGACTGTCTCCCCGTCGGGATCGTCGCAACGCGGCGCCAGTCCCATTGTGCGCTCCGGCATGGAGGTGCTGAACAATGCCAACGGAACCGCCCAGCATCCCAAGGAGATGAGCAGCATGgctgcggcggcagcagcagcagcagcggcataCAAGGCCGCCGGACCCTATGGCCTGAATCCCCTGTCCGCCCTGTGCTGCCCGCCCGGAATGGAGCAGCACGCCAATCCCGCTTTCCGGCCACCGTTTGCCGGAGGATTCTCACACCATCACGCCGCCATGTTGGCAGTGGCCGCCAA contains the following coding sequences:
- the LOC6611277 gene encoding zinc finger protein Noc produces the protein MVVLEGGGGVVTIGNNQYLQPDYLAPLPTTMDAKKSPLALLAQTCSQIGADSSAVKPLLAMDKNKTKPGACSSSSNSSSSSSSAEISAAKSPSGQAKSPKSSTPISSTATSASLSNTSTGEIKLAFKPYETNVLSHQNQNSFKSSSSLEAEPTRPSSKNSSSAQERVPSRSKSNATPTDGGKAEISAHDSSSSRKTVSPSGSSQRGASPIVRSGMEVLNNANGTAQHPKEMSSMAAAAAAAAAAYKAAGPYGLNPLSALCCPPGMEQHANPAFRPPFAGGFSHHHAAMLAVAANGGYPGGAPGGGPAGQPNPYISYQRIKTPAGGEAIVPVCKDPYCQGCPYSAHTQQMLMGAPCPAGCTQCEHQKYGLAMASAAGLPPAHPYSQAAAAAAANAAAARSAPYVCSWVVGDAYCGKRFQTSDELFSHLRTHTGNLSDPAAAAAALAQSQAQSLLGTLFPPSALRAGYPTPPLSPMSAAAAAARYHPYAKPPPGAMAGGPSPFGAAGAFNPAAAAAAAALGPYYSPYAMYGQRMGAAHQ